One window of the Gambusia affinis linkage group LG13, SWU_Gaff_1.0, whole genome shotgun sequence genome contains the following:
- the map10 gene encoding microtubule-associated protein 10 — protein MMSLDNPETLFSLELLVDYIRLEKLCKVPDRIALGVRLLDFPTLLIYHHRSKSVGSNQPARKQPDGQREFAFNRGKCCFFKMNLDSLHVHLSATPLYAMVLDVSEDSSPRLFGSSLISLAEAMDRIKLLSSPSAHTGKGVVAVCNLSGKKIGAISLSYKLVCLGASLLPHITEGRGYKRTSIPGGQDQEHFKENMKSGSMCSPTGNKSEFSIHSNDAGDSKSLLDEYKEGDCAEGQTNTIEEDLALFCPPHLYYCNTAQAKIGNENQDYRLLSLCTEAFTFEDSICEDEEHGKKVEGSVSKAVHQKMSRATKTPSHQETSDNTNILREALQQLPLLNALVAELSQLTVYSSPDQITRPVTDDYRNSPQTQSLYKTTTLSEINLNPLPPPRNCSTPIVYPVKRKDNQKEPLKSRKTQRKKLMYGTTKTFNLRLKQISPLKVNNRECIELRKSGTQSMTAKEKEKSNSKTIKSNKGGRLYRRSNLDENIEIVMQSLTGNSALGETVTLKAKTQQGAQDGSAQGDSEDFHALKELKCIPSPSPSVYSDSTPLSKDKNEYHTELDQSDFQSDWDKFIVSVPDLTERQSSRSNSLDSLFSECSNNKNDANYADDFDSLESSNESSIANTPKSLVSSDSCNSNPRSEGFQKRPNHYPVPVKALKSPHQVLMGTHIIQPRTRSSALSFSSDGDVEKPSSSQTVCSKNQANASDKMEQSFCAESVLVSRCEKKKSPRNRNQFGGFSAQSTSSFEAQEVEELEDEVGSLDFRKDYQHISELVASKLPGYTM, from the coding sequence ATGATGTCGTTGGACAATCCTGAAACTCTGTTTTCATTGGAGCTGTTAGTGGATTATATCCGACTCGAGAAACTCTGCAAAGTCCCCGACAGAATAGCTCTCGGTGTGCGGTTACTGGATTTCCCAACGCTGCTAATTTATCATCACCGATCCAAGAGTGTTGGCTCTAACCAGCCTGCGCGAAAGCAGCCGGACGGACAGCGTGAGTTCGCCTTTAACAGAGGCAAGTGTTGTTTCTTCAAAATGAACCTGGACTCTCTGCACGTCCATCTGTCTGCCACCCCTCTGTACGCCATGGTGCTGGATGTAAGTGAGGATAGCAGCCCCAGATTGTTTGGCTCCTCTCTGATATCTCTGGCTGAAGCCATGGACAGAATCAAGCTGCTTTCCAGTCCCTCTGCTCACACAGGGAAGGGAGTCGTTGCTGTATGCAACCTTTCCGGGAAGAAGATCGGAGCAATATCCCTGAGTTATAAGCTTGTGTGTCTGGGAGCAAGTTTACTGCCACACATCACGGAGGGGAGGGGGTATAAACGCACAAGTATCCCAGGAGGTCAAGACCAAGAACATTTCAAGGAGAACATGAAATCAGGGAGCATGTGTTCTCCCACAGGGAACAAGTCAGAGTTTAGCATCCATAGTAATGATGCAGGAGATTCAAAGAGCCTACTAGATGAATATAAGGAAGGTGATTGTGCTGAAGGTCAAACTAACACTATTGAGGAGGATTTAGCTCTATTCTGCCCCCCTCATCTTTACTATTGTAATACCGCCCAAGCAAAAATTGGGAACGAAAATCAAGATTACAGATTACTCAGTCTATGTACTGAAGCTTTTACGTTTGAAGATTCCATCTGTGAGGATGAGGAGCATGGAAAGAAAGTTGAAGGTTCGGTTTCCAAAGCGGTACACCAGAAAATGTCTCGTGCTACAAAAACACCAAGCCACCAAGAAACAAGTGACAACACAAATATCCTCAGGGAAGCCTTACAGCAGCTCCCACTTTTAAATGCTCTTGTTGCTGAACTGTCGCAGTTGACCGTTTATTCCAGTCCAGATCAAATTACCAGGCCAGTTACAGATGATTACAGAAACTCACCACAAACTCAGTCCCTGTACAAAACTACAACTCtctctgagattaatttaaaccCTTTACCTCCTCCCAGAAACTGTTCTACACCCATAGTTTACCCTGTGAAGAGGAAAGACAACCAAAAAGAACCCTTAAAATCCAGGAAAACTCAAAGAAAGAAGCTCATGTATGGAACAACTAAAACATTCAATTTAAGGCTAAAGCAAATTTCTCCTCTCAAAGTGAACAATCGTGAATGCATTGAGTTAAGGAAGAGTGGAACACAGTCAATGACGgctaaagaaaaggaaaagtcaAACTCTAAAACTATAAAGTCCAATAAAGGAGGACGTTTATATCGGCGCTCTAACTTAGATGAAAATATTGAGATAGTGATGCAGAGTCTCACTGGTAACTCTGCACTAGGAGAAACAGTCACTCTGAAAGCAAAAACTCAGCAGGGTGCCCAAGACGGCAGTGCACAAGGAGATTCAGAAGATTTTCATGCACTGAAAGAGCTGAAATGCATTCCCAGCCCCAGTCCCAGTGTGTACAGTGACAGCACTCCTCTGAGCAAAGACAAGAACGAGTATCACACCGAGCTGGATCAGTCAGATTTTCAGTCTGACTGGGACAAATTCATAGTTTCAGTCCCTGATCTCACAGAGAGGCAAAGCAGCAGGAGCAACAGTCTAGACTCTTTGTTTTCAGAGtgcagtaataataaaaatgatgcaaacTATGCAGACGACTTTGACAGTCTTGAATCCAGTAATGAATCCTCAATAGCCAACACTCCAAAGTCTCTTGTCAGTTCTGATTCCTGCAATTCTAATCCAAGATCTGAAGGTTTCCAGAAAAGACCCAATCACTACCCGGTACCAGTCAAAGCCCTCAAATCCCCTCACCAAGTTCTGATGGGCACACACATCATCCAACCTCGCACCCGCTCCTCGGCTCTCAGTTTTTCCTCAGACGGCGACGTGGAGAAGCCATCTTCCTCACAAACTGTCTGCTCCAAAAACCAAGCGAATGCAAGTGACAAAATGGAGCAAAGCTTTTGTGCTGAAAGTGTTTTAGTatcaagatgtgaaaaaaaaaaatcacccaggAACCGTAACCAATTTGGAGGATTTTCAGCACAATCCACTTCTTCTTTTGAAGCTCAGGAAGTGGAGGAACTGGAGGATGAGGTTGGATCACTGGATTTCAGAAAAGACTATCAACACATCTCTGAACTTGTAGCCAGCAAACTCCCAGGGTACACAATGTAA